ATGTTGCTTTCTCTTAAATCACAATTTGCttttaaataagaaaagtaTTACTCTAAATTAAactttaagattttatttatttcatttagttTATATCTCTGATAAAAAAATCAACAGCATCCCTTaactttgaaatatattttaaaacccaaaatcttTAACAAAACctcaaataatatttcatttaaaatcttaaattgtttttataaattatattaagaaaTTGTGTTTCAAAAGTgcttaaaactaaaaaaaatgcttaaaactaaaaataattatctgCATACGGTCCTTCGGTTTCCCCGTTAAAACTTTTTGTTGGAAGGTACGGTGCCCATCTAAGCTAAAACACTTTTTATTGCAACTAGTATCGGAATGTATAACggtaaagaaaaatttaaaagctaGAGGAATGAATGGGGACATAATTTGTGCACGGTATGGTGCACCGGAGGAGTCTataaatcatgtgttttttgaatgtccaccaGCAAGACAGGTGTGAGCATTATCAAAATTCCCATCGAACCCCACCATATTCTCCACCCAATCTTTGTTCacaaatatggatcatttattctCGAGAGTAGTTCCACCGAAGGAAGATGATCATTTTGTCTGGTTTCTATGGTATATATGGAAAGCAAAAAATAATAAGGTGTTTAGTAATCTGGATATTGATCTGAGAGATACATTAAAATTAGCAGAGACAGAGGTGGTACTTTGGGCCGAAGCCCAAAATTCAACCTCACGGGGATTGGATCGTTCAAATCAACCACCGGAAACAATAGTTACAAATATGTCAGGCAGATAGTGCTATCTGGACGGATCATGGAAAGCTGAGGATAATTTCTCGGATCAAGGATGGTATAGTATCCTTGAAGGCTTTGATGGTTTAATGGGGGCTAGAAATATTCGGGCGAGTCAATCGCCACTTCATTCGGAAATGGAAACGCTTATTTGGAcgatggaatgtatgaggaatttacgtCAGTTCTCTGtaacgtttgcaacggattgttctcaattggtgaagatggtttcagatcCAGAAGAGTGGCCAGCTTTTATAAGTTATTTGGAACACATCGCATCTTTGAAGAGATGTTTTACTACTTCAGAGCTCGTTCATATACCAAGGACGCAGAATGTAAAAGCGGATCGTCTAGCACGCAGTGCAAGAAAGCAATCGTCTTTTGTTGTCCACATGGATGCCGAGTTCCCGGTTTGGTTCACAGAGTCTAGATGAGTCTGTTttattgatgacaaaaaaaaaactaaaaagaattatattaagaaatttGCTTTATTATATGGCAATGTAAATATGTACTTTGATACGATAGCTGTTAGCCTGGTTTATTTGAAAACGTATctattattttctgttttctgaTAGGATTGTATCTACTGTCTGTCAAAAAATCTAGGCAGATATCCATAGCATTTATCATAATCCTAATAAAAAccaatcaatactattaaaattgaagtatgACCAACTGATATTAGTTGtgtccatttaaaaaaaacaaaaaatctatatataactGCATTTATATGCGAATTTCACGATGTAACTGCATGTAAACGTGCGTTTAGTTTAGTTAAACTTGGTGTCTTTTTCATTTAAGGTTTTAATTTatcagctcaaaacaaataataaatcaatgataatttagtttaaacttaatgaaaatatgacaaataagcaaaattagctaaaatcatggagaacctgacaagtaagcaaaatcacttcataaataaaataaacaaaattattaattatatttattaagcatatgataaataaacaaaattacctaaaccaatggaaaatatgacaaataagcaaaattacttaaaatttacttaaaacatcaaaataagaATCAACCAGCagatatcaaaaataattataaataagatgATATATTCTAAATAAGATGTTATAATATTGTGATTATCTTAAAtcacatgtttaattaaaattataaaaaataagcaaactattaattataattattaagcatataataaataaataaaattacctaaaactatagaaaacatgacaaataagcaagattacctaaaatcatggaatacatgacaactaagcaaattttcttctcaaataatagtatagatgttaaATTAAATAGTTGATTCagtttatgtattattataaaatatatgataagtttaatcaatttttcttttggtttaggTTGGCGGGCTAATGAcgaattttaagattttatcgagtttttaaatgataaatcaatactattaaaacatgaacatgatctATCGATATAggtgtggtccaactattttaatacaattattaaaacctcttattaatcatttaaaagaaatattatacaataaaaaacataaatatgactaaaaacacaaatataaaaactaaatttcttaaaaatataaattagaaaatatatccgcctttttaagggcgggtcaaaatctagttttaatttaaaatccaaATTAAACCCTAGATaggctgtttttttttttagaaaacccTAGATAGGTTGTTTTGAGCTAGCTGCTCAAGATTGTTGTTCGGTTGTCTGATCGATAACTGGTGCGTGCTACCGTTTTCTAGGGTTTTTTCTTCTATTCTTGTTCTGCTTGTTTGATTGTAGAAGaagcaatttaaaaaaaacaattgggCGAATTTATGACaagtaaatatgattttagacaaggagatggagactGACTCTTATCTCCAGGACTGAGTGAATATTataaggaatttttttttaagatgtcTATTGTCTTGTAATGACGGAGTCCGTTGGTTTTAATGTTTTAAGCTATGTTACTTGGTTGAAAAGTAATTAATTTTGTGTCTAAACAAAAGTGTGGTGAAGATCCTCCCTCCTCTTATTTGTTGAATTAGGCACTTAGAGTTCACTGCCTTggttttgcttttgctttttcTATTTCATAGGTTTTCATGTCACAtctttgttaaaataaaagtgAATCTGTCTTGGTGCAAACAGAGACAGCATTGGAAAAGTCGTGAACAGTCTCACTTCAATGGCAAATCGAGTTGATCATAAGTTCGTCTGGGTGATAAAGAACTTTTCCTCTTTGCGTGAGAATCTTTATTCTACTCCAGTCCAGATCGGTGACTGCAAATGGTAAAAATAATACTTCTAACGTTCCATGGTTTTTGGTTTGGTCTGTGATCTACTCCTTTGTTTTTGGTTGGTGATTCGTTGTTTCTCATTTTCTACAGGTGTCTATCTGTATATCCCAAGGGAGCATTTAACACTGATCACTTATCTCTGTTTCTGGAAGTTGCTGATTGTGAATCATTACCTTCTGGATGGAGAAGATTTGTAAAATTTGGGCTAACTATAGTAAGACAAGTTTCAGAAGAACCCTCAGTACTCAAAGGTGATTCTTAAATCTTACCTCACTCTACTCATGGGTTCGTGTATTTTGTGCATCTTTTACTCATGCTTTACGTTTGTGTGTTTATGATATGAATCATATATTTGTCTGTATGAGTTGTGTGAGTGCTTAGTTATGTAAGGCTTTTTACCAAGTTGCAAACACAGACGTGTTCATGCAGTACTATAATTTACATGTTATGAAATCCCACAGAAGCACATCGCTGGTTTGATCAAAAGCATTACAACTGGGGTTTTCGAACTATGATTCCTTTAGCCAAAATCCACGACAATAATGAAGGATACCTTGTAAACGACGAACTCATGGTAGTGGCCGAGATAGATGTTCTTCAAGTTGTTGGCACCTTAGAGAAATCTGAAGAGACAAATCCTCTGAGTAACGTAAAGGTAAGTGAGTTTTATTTGCTTCATTAATGACTTTGGTTTTAAAATGTATGCTGCAGTTTGCAAAGATGTTGTATTCTGTTTTTATGTCTTTCTCATATCGTACTTCTGTCTATGTCTCTAATAGCGGGTAAAATATGTGAGCTCGGCACAAGACAGTGTAGTAGAGTTTCGTGCAAGGAACCAACATCTCAAGACTGCATGCACAAATGTCTTGCTCAGCCTAACTCAGACGCTTTGCCAAACACCTCAGGAGCTTTCCATTGATGATATTGTGGAAGCAGAGAAAGCACTGGCTTACATGAAAGATTCTGGCTTGGAGGTGGATTGGTTGGAGAAGAAGCTTAAGGAAGTAAAGGAAAAGAAGAGCTGTCTGGTTGAAGTAAAAGGGAAAAAATAACAGGTTGAGTTACACGAGTTACAACTcgtaaactgaaaaaaaaaaaacatttttccaTATGAATTGGTTTAAGCTTGTTTAATTCGATTAAACATGCTTGaattcagtttttattttattttatttgattcgTCTCCtttcagtttttaaatatatagttaagtTGCAGCAATATTGGTTTTGAAAGACAAACCATAAGTAAAAAACTGGATTATAGCTTTCTACCTAATTTTGCAATATGTCTCTTCTTTATTGAAACCAGAGGTTTACTCCGTGCTACGAGCAGAGCCTATTTTAGGTTTCAAATGTTAACTACTCCCATCAGATTACAATAAATCGTTTAAAGGTAATTTATACAtcgattaaaaaattataaattttaattcaaattttctCGCTTgcctaaaaataataataactacaGTTAATTCAAGCAATAAAAAATCATACTgcataatataaataatcaaaaacatcaatttataattaagttttacgtagaaacttaaaaacatcacttaaaaaaaagtttcttaaaAGACCATTTAAAGTGACACTGAAGGAATATATAACTATTCTTTTTGATGTTGTATTCTGATCTTATATGTTTGTGTGTGTACATGAGTGCTTTGTATTCGTGGTATGTATAACATAGACTTCATATTTTAGGTTAAAATTATTGAATTGTAATATTTATGTGATCATTTTTTTGCGATGTTtaaattttgttgttgttcatgTGTTTAATCTAAGTGATATTATTACTTAATCATTTTTtctggaaaaataaaataatggcACAaagaataacatatataaaaacatatataactaTACATATTGTTTAATGTAGTTTATCCAattcttactatatatttgtaaatatatgtttaatgtagtttatccaattcttatattgtatatttacttattatttagttttatatattacatatgtattaattctaattttcttgcttttatatcaaatggtaaTATTACGATTCatgtttactatatatatattatatttcttatattttatatttacttattatttattttattttacatattcatatagatgtttaatgtacagtagaacttctataaattaataatgttgagaatttaaaattttattaatttatagacatattaatttaaaagtttcctttttagattttttctattttttatttttgtttataaaataagaaaatatttgattttaccatttatacattatttaaattttagaaatctaactttcttattgttttattatcttatttgatgtatatttttatatttcatagaattgttatgtgattttcgatataattttactaaattttgtcaaaatattttgacatactaagaaaaatagatatattttcattgtaaatataaaaccaataatataatgtttaatttgtatttatataaaaatatatatatgttgatagattatcaatttatgttttaaaaatattattatcttattattttatcgatgtgtatcatattttacacgAGCTTAAGTTGGGACCGgggaaatttattaatttatagagattattaatttttcgagtattaatttataaagattctactgtagtttttatatttcttatattgtatatatacttattatttattttttatcttatattggatatttattttgatatatattttcaagatagatgtttaatttattttttccagtttatattgtatatttacttattgtatatttttattattttgtatatttattttttgttctaaatTTCTTGCTATGatatcaaaatgataatattacgatatatgtttaatgtaatatttttatctcttatataatatatttacttatttttatattgtatatttacgataaatatttaatgtaatatttctatttcttatattgtatatttacttattatttatttttcatatattgtatatttacttataaaagtatttagaattaataaaaatgtaaaactatacatttttaagagagatgtttaatgtagtttatctatttttttaattatattatatatttacttattattttatttttattgtgagtttaccttttctatttttgtttttatatcaaatgttAATATTAAGATAGCTTTttagtgtaatatttatatttcttatattgtatattttaatttttattaatttttattctaatattatgatagatgtttatattttgttttttatattcaatttttaattattatttattctactatacagttttcatattgtatatttacttatggtttcttcttatattttatattaactttttctatttttttttcttttatatcaaatgataatattatgcttgatttttaataatgtttgatttaatattttttctatttttttcttttatatttacttaatttttctattttttatagatgtttaatataatatttcaattttatattgtatatttacttattccaATACTACGATACGAcagatgtttaatataatatttttatttcttacattgtatatttatttattatttattatagtatttaaaattttcgcTGCTGTGACGctccaaattttatatttttttaattctaatattataatagattttaatgttatatttgatttattatacattttagatagatacttaattttattttatttcttatattgtatatttatttatttctatttcttatattgtatatttatatgtttaatgtaatatttatatttcttattttgtatattgacttattatttagttttacttatattgtatatttattttttatttttatttttggtaataaTCCAACATGACATCTTTCAGAATAAATTTTTTTCGTTGATGTGTACTTTCTACGGAAATTTGATCACATATACATTGTAGGATTTAAATGAAGCATATGTACATAGCAAAGCAAAGGCTAtgatatttatgaaatatttgcTATATTGCCCTTGAATggggttttctttttttttttctttttttttataaatatggtttcCCCTTTAGTTCTTAATTGGTTTCAATTTCTGTAAAAACAATTGTacaattttattgtttatataataaaaacaagtaTTTTTTCTACacataatatgttttaaaaatttcaaaacaaacatatattttataaattttatataatatttcataatcgCAATTTTGAATCCATACTATTATTAATTACAGTATAGTCtgataaatttctttttctcttcttttgtaatttatatctccttctctgcctcctgattcttcttactcactacttgatcagttacactgttttgttctccaacactgtcgccactcatcatctctcttTCTAAAaaatttttagagaatttcacatatacaaagtttgtgggaGTGTCGAGTATTCTATACTATAATATGTATAGTATAGTCACGAAATGGataaaagtttgggtttagggtttagggtttaggattagggtttgggtttaaggtatatggtttgtgtatatggtttgagtttagagtttgggtttatggtatatggtttgggtttagggttcagagttTGAATTTATGGtttttatggtttagagtttgggtttagggtatatgatttgagtttagggtttgggtttagggtttaagatttgggtttagggtatatggtttgggtttagggtttagtgtttgggtatttggtttgggtttaaggtttgggtttagggtatatggtttgggtttagggtttagtgtatatggtttgggtttcggttatgggtttagggtatatagtttaagtTTAGGATATAGTGTACTATCTATAAACTCTTTATCTTTTTCagcctttttattttcttcattttcatcATAATGATTggtgttataaaataattgttctaTACTATATATTGGACgaatatagtatagtatgataTCCAGCGTTGTATTAATAATCTTTCACTCGCGGGGAAGGAGAGCGTTGTCTACTTTTGTATCAAATTGACACAACTTTTCATGTATGGCTATATTCTTCATATATGGTGCTACTATGAATATTAAGCAAATTGACCCTACTTTCTATGGAGACTAAAAATGTccattttattagtatagatttaaAATGTTCATTATTCCACTTTTGcactaattttaattattttctttgacGACAGCACTAATTTTAATTCACAATGTTGtttttctaatttatatattttcgtaACTTGTTATGTGATCCTAAATATCCTTTTAGAAGCTTGTTTACTTTATACATTGTGTGATTGGAATTTTTAATTAACATgcatatgattattttttaattatatatgtgattttcgtaaaaacaaaacaatgaaCCATActttacttatttttaatttataatatacatatactaTAATCTATGGAATCGAGAATGCttcgttacaaaaaaaaaaaaaaaaaaaaaaaaaaaaaatggaatcgAGAATGCTCATACTCCAAGTAACACTGGGAGGGTAATGAAAGCGATTCCCATTCCTGTTGTATACGTAATCTTGACGATTAGCATTCAGAGAGTGGCTTTGGAACTCAAAAGTCTTTAATTTCCATATACGCACATGCTCCAAAGTTTGTTTGACgagttaatttttaaatgttataaGAAATCATTAATTGGTTATATATGGATACTGGAGAGTCGTGCAACTCCTATTGGTTACAAGGCCCGAGATTGCCGTATCTGAGTCCAAAAAAATTGTGTTAAGTCACTCAGGTTCTAGGTTTGTCTGTATCTCCACCGAGATCAATGGAGAAGAAAGTTGATAAGAAGTTCACTTGGGTGATAAAGGATTTCTCTTCTTTGAAATCTGagaaaatattttcagataaaTTTGTCGTCAGTGGCTGCAAATGGTACAAGGTTTTCAAGTGTTTTCATTAATTTCCTTCACAAATTTGCTTAATTTGTTTTTCCTGCAGGTACATTAGTGCATATCCCAAAGGATACAAGGTTGATAACTTTCTGTCAGTGTATCTGGAAGTCCCCGATTGTGGATCATTGCCATCTGGATGGAGAAGACACGCACGATATCGCCTCATTGTTGTAAATCAACGTTCTGAGAAACTCTCCCGGCAACTTGGTAATATTTCCTCGTACTGGTCGGTCTAAAAGAGTTATTAATTTCGTTATATTTCTTAATGTTGAACATTGTTGTTCAGTCCACATAAGCATATATATTCATTGTAATTCTATATTAGATGAATAATTGTTTGTGGTTTTACAGAAGTACAACACTGGTTTGATGTGACGTCTAACAACTGGGGCTTTCCATCCATGCTTTCCCTTGATGAAATTAATGCCAAAGATAGCGGGTTTCTGGTAAAAGGGGAGCTCAAGATTGCTATCGAGATAGATCTTCTTGAAATTATTGGCAAAGTAGAGGTTAATGggtttcatcttctttcttcacAGGTAATAATTTAAGGATGTTGTAAATTTGTGTGTAGAAATTTCAGCAACAAGTGAAAACATGATTAACTTAACTTGTCTAACaagatgcttttttttttgtatatctgTTTTCCTTCTCAGGTGGAAAACGTAAGCCGTATGTTTGAAAAACACCCAAAGACTGCTTCTGAAGTCCATCTAAAGAACCCTAATATTAGGACAGGTTACATGAATTTGCTACTTTGCCTGATTGATACTTTGCGCCAGTCGCCTCAAGAGCTCCCCAACGATGATCTGGACGAGGCTCATTATGCACTGGAATCATTGACTGATGCTGGATTTAATTTGGATTGGTTGGAGAAGAAAATCTCTCAAGTTTCAGAAATGAAGGAGAAAGCGAAAGATGGTGAAATTCGTAGGCAAGAGATTGAGATAGAGTTGAAAGATTTGAACCAGAAGTGCTCAGACGTGGAGGCTCAACTGGGGAAGGAGAAGTCAATGGCGCTGGCTGCAAAAACTCCATTCTCATTTGATGATATTATTGAATAATCTGAAGCCATTAGACACTCGAAGTTATGTTCTTATTTGATGTTAGGCGAAGCTCTGCTTCTTAGCATATGCTCCGTTGTACTTGTATCACTGAAAAAGTCTTTTGTTTAATCTTTCTATGTGCTTACTTGCGAATCAAGTAACAAATATGCTTcagtttgtattattatttattttgaaaatgccTCTTTTTCGGATATCCTCTATGTGCCCAATCTTTGAATATGGTGAAGGATTGAGTGTGAACCTTATAAAGAAATTCTAAGACGTCTGTTCTCTTGTAACGATGGAGTCCCTTGGTTTCAATTAACAGAACGTTTTAAGATAGGTTACTTGGTTCGAAAGTAATTGCTTTTGTGTCTGAACAGAATGTGGTTTTGCTTTTAGAGTTCACagacttggttttgttttttatttcatagGTTTTCATATCACATTTTTGAAAGAAAGTATTACGATTATATGAATCTTTGTTAAATAAAAGCCAATCTCTCTTGCTACGAACATGGACTGCATTTGAAGAGTCGCAATCAATAGAGAGGATCGAGAAGTCttttatcatttattaattcGTTGTTATGACAAAATAGGTCAAGACTGTTCGCGTTCCTGCTCGTTTCTTTGAGATGCCTTTAAAAACTTGTTTAGTGTGGCCATTAATCCAGTTTCATCCATATTAGAATTTCAGAACTTTAAGTATCCTTTCTCACTCCAATGGCAAAGCAAGTTGGTCACAAGTTCGCCTGGGTAATCAAAGACTTTTCCTCTTTGCATGAGAAGTTTTATTCTCCTACAGTCCAGATTGGTGATTGCAAAtggtaaaaaaatatacttCTTACTGCTCTATGGTTTGGCTCAGTGAAATCGTTTCTTCTCATGTTCTTCAGGCGTCTATCTGTCTATCCCAAGGGAATACTTGTTAGTGACCACTTATCTCTGTTTCTGGAATTTGCTGATGTTAAATCATTGCCTTTTGGATGGAGAAGATTGGTGAAATTTCGACTAACAGTAGCAAAACAAATTTCGGAAGGACCCTCAGTACTCAAAAGTGATTCTTACTACTAActctactgttttttttttctttcatttcatTCATCCATGGCAAAGGGAACTTCCGTTTATTTTATGCATTTTTTTAACTCATGGGTcttgttttattatatgaatcatatgatgTCTATATGAGTTGTGATATTGATTAGATGTAGCAGGGCGTTCATGCAGTACTACaattcaattttgatttattctcATGAAATTCTACAGAAACACATCGCTGGTTTGATCAAAAGCACGTCCGCTGGGGGTTTCCAAATATGATTCCCTTAGCCAAAATCCAGGACAAAAATGAAGGATTCCTTATAAATGACGAACTCATGATAGTTGCCGAGGTAGATTTTCTTCAAGTTCTTGGCTCCACAGAGAAATCTGAAGAGACAAATCCTCTGAGCCAGGTATATGTAACATAACTGATGTCAGTGGCCAGTGGGGTTTACGTTTTAGTTTCTTCTTAAATGACTTTAGTTTTCAGGTCTTTATCATACCGTACTCCTGTGTGTGTCTCAATTAACAGGTAGAATCTGTGAGCTCGATCCAAG
The sequence above is drawn from the Raphanus sativus cultivar WK10039 chromosome 7, ASM80110v3, whole genome shotgun sequence genome and encodes:
- the LOC108815560 gene encoding MATH domain and coiled-coil domain-containing protein At3g58410-like; its protein translation is MANRVDHKFVWVIKNFSSLRENLYSTPVQIGDCKWCLSVYPKGAFNTDHLSLFLEVADCESLPSGWRRFVKFGLTIVRQVSEEPSVLKEAHRWFDQKHYNWGFRTMIPLAKIHDNNEGYLVNDELMVVAEIDVLQVVGTLEKSEETNPLSNVKRVKYVSSAQDSVVEFRARNQHLKTACTNVLLSLTQTLCQTPQELSIDDIVEAEKALAYMKDSGLEVDWLEKKLKEVKEKKSCLVEVKGKK
- the LOC108816267 gene encoding MATH domain and coiled-coil domain-containing protein At3g58360-like — translated: MEKKVDKKFTWVIKDFSSLKSEKIFSDKFVVSGCKWYISAYPKGYKVDNFLSVYLEVPDCGSLPSGWRRHARYRLIVVNQRSEKLSRQLEVQHWFDVTSNNWGFPSMLSLDEINAKDSGFLVKGELKIAIEIDLLEIIGKVEVNGFHLLSSQVENVSRMFEKHPKTASEVHLKNPNIRTGYMNLLLCLIDTLRQSPQELPNDDLDEAHYALESLTDAGFNLDWLEKKISQVSEMKEKAKDGEIRRQEIEIELKDLNQKCSDVEAQLGKEKSMALAAKTPFSFDDIIE